From Flavobacterium arcticum, the proteins below share one genomic window:
- a CDS encoding DUF4269 domain-containing protein, which produces MHKLDNINYLSLGNTLQQKAYRILTFYKIMHYLQDFTPILVGTIPLEINIDGSDLDIVCYWQDKQLFTDSINQHFSEYKNYNIHEVEVNGRLSVIANFFIEDFEIEIFGQNIPITQQYGYRHMMIEHDILLQEGGDFRNSIIELKKQGYKTEPAFVLLLGIENNNPYDALLNYEVHKN; this is translated from the coding sequence TTGCATAAACTAGATAACATTAATTATTTAAGTTTAGGTAATACCTTACAGCAAAAGGCTTACAGGATACTAACGTTTTACAAGATTATGCATTATTTACAGGATTTTACACCTATACTAGTAGGTACTATTCCTCTGGAAATAAATATTGACGGCAGTGACCTTGATATTGTTTGTTATTGGCAAGATAAACAACTATTTACAGATAGCATCAATCAACACTTTTCAGAGTATAAAAATTACAATATACATGAGGTTGAAGTTAACGGGCGCCTGTCGGTTATTGCTAATTTTTTTATAGAAGATTTCGAAATCGAAATTTTCGGACAAAATATTCCCATTACACAGCAATATGGCTACCGCCACATGATGATAGAACATGATATACTGCTACAAGAAGGGGGTGATTTCAGAAACAGTATAATAGAGCTCAAAAAACAAGGGTATAAAACCGAACCTGCTTTTGTATTACTACTAGGTATTGAAAACAATAATCCTTATGACGCCTTGTTGAATTATGAGGTACATAAAAATTAA
- a CDS encoding mechanosensitive ion channel family protein yields MEDNIKDILYNPIVGKIAFLALGVGIIWFIIRLIKHNLFSRIKENDNRYKAGKFGSFVGYFFTIVLITIVFSDKLGGLTVAFGVAGAGIAFALQEVIASFAGWLAIMFGGFYKTGDRVQLGGMKGDVMDIGVLRTTLMETGQWVDGDLYNGRIVLVANSFVFKEPVFNYSGDFPFLWDELKIPIQYGSNYEKVNEILLKAGNEVAGNLSEESHEKWIALQRKYILEDAQTTPMISLVANDNWVEFTLRYVVDYKKRRATKTKMFTYILKEIEATNGEVKFASATFQLVEPSNLNINIKNKDFPPKI; encoded by the coding sequence ATGGAAGATAATATAAAAGACATATTATATAACCCTATAGTAGGAAAAATAGCTTTTCTTGCATTAGGTGTTGGTATTATATGGTTTATAATACGATTGATAAAACACAATTTATTTTCGCGAATAAAAGAAAATGATAATCGCTATAAAGCAGGGAAATTTGGAAGTTTTGTAGGTTATTTTTTTACCATAGTACTAATAACAATCGTTTTTAGTGATAAACTGGGCGGACTAACAGTTGCTTTTGGTGTAGCGGGTGCAGGTATTGCCTTTGCATTGCAAGAGGTAATAGCCTCTTTTGCAGGATGGCTTGCTATAATGTTTGGAGGTTTTTATAAAACAGGCGACAGAGTACAACTAGGGGGTATGAAAGGCGATGTTATGGATATAGGTGTACTGCGAACTACACTTATGGAAACAGGACAATGGGTAGATGGCGATTTATATAACGGGCGTATTGTACTGGTAGCTAATAGTTTTGTTTTTAAAGAACCAGTATTTAACTATTCAGGCGATTTTCCTTTTTTATGGGATGAGTTAAAAATACCTATACAATATGGTAGTAATTATGAAAAAGTAAACGAAATATTATTAAAAGCAGGTAATGAAGTTGCAGGAAACCTCTCGGAAGAATCGCATGAAAAATGGATAGCATTACAACGTAAATATATACTAGAAGATGCACAAACAACCCCAATGATATCGCTTGTTGCTAATGATAATTGGGTAGAGTTTACACTACGCTATGTGGTAGATTATAAAAAACGTAGAGCTACAAAAACAAAAATGTTCACTTATATTTTAAAAGAAATAGAAGCTACAAATGGCGAGGTAAAATTTGCTTCGGCAACCTTCCAGTTAGTAGAACCATCAAACCTGAATATTAATATAAAAAACAAAGATTTCCCTCCCAAAATTTAA
- a CDS encoding DUF1456 family protein codes for MNNNDVFKKLRVALQLRDDQIVEILELVDFRISKAELGAFFRNPDHPNYMDCGDQVLRNFLNGLIIHLRGTKEDPKNAQDVIAQNKATLNLQKGNAKPSTPTNKVSSSTKKPAPKKNHKAKKVEPIVEKVRFNNGKNKKQ; via the coding sequence ATGAATAATAACGATGTGTTTAAAAAATTGCGTGTAGCACTACAATTACGCGACGATCAAATAGTAGAAATATTAGAGCTTGTAGATTTCAGGATATCTAAAGCAGAGCTTGGGGCTTTCTTTCGTAACCCCGACCATCCTAACTATATGGATTGTGGCGATCAAGTATTGCGTAATTTTCTTAACGGGCTTATTATTCACTTAAGAGGTACAAAAGAAGACCCTAAAAATGCACAGGATGTCATTGCTCAAAATAAAGCGACCTTAAACCTACAAAAAGGGAATGCAAAGCCTAGTACTCCAACTAATAAAGTAAGCTCTAGTACTAAAAAACCTGCACCTAAAAAGAATCATAAAGCTAAAAAAGTAGAACCTATAGTAGAGAAGGTAAGATTTAATAACGGTAAGAATAAAAAGCAGTAA
- the lysA gene encoding diaminopimelate decarboxylase — METNQLLELSEQFESPLYVYDAEKIQSQYHRLEKAFSKVNSLRINYAVKALSNISILKLLKQLGSGLDTVSIQEVQLGLMADYPPEKIIYTPNGVSMEEIEEVAALGVQINIDNLSILEQFGAKHPTTPVCIRINPHVMAGGNSNISVGHIDSKFGISIHQMPHLLRIVENTGMHINGIHMHTGSDILDIEVFLYAAEILFDTAMHFKELEFLDFGSGFKVPYKKDDIETDVEELGKKLTKRFTKFCSEYGSELTLCFEPGKFLVSQSGYFLSKVNVVKQTTSTVFAGIDSGFNHLIRPMLYGSYHHIENISNQKGKERFYSVVGYICETDTFAGNRRIAEITEGDILCFRNAGAYCFSMASNYNSRTRPAEVLWYEGKGHLIRERETFDDIIRKQVIMDFNSTPVAV, encoded by the coding sequence ATGGAAACGAATCAGCTATTGGAGTTATCTGAACAATTTGAAAGTCCTCTATACGTATATGATGCCGAGAAAATACAATCGCAATACCACAGACTAGAAAAAGCATTTAGCAAAGTAAACAGTTTGCGAATTAACTATGCTGTAAAAGCGTTAAGCAATATATCTATTTTAAAATTATTAAAACAGTTAGGTTCAGGCTTAGATACTGTTTCTATACAAGAAGTACAATTAGGGCTTATGGCAGACTATCCTCCCGAAAAAATTATTTACACACCTAACGGTGTTTCTATGGAGGAAATAGAAGAAGTTGCTGCTCTTGGGGTTCAAATAAATATAGACAACCTATCTATACTGGAACAGTTTGGTGCTAAGCACCCCACTACCCCTGTTTGCATACGTATTAATCCACATGTTATGGCAGGTGGTAACAGTAATATATCTGTGGGGCACATTGATAGTAAATTTGGTATATCAATACATCAAATGCCACACTTATTACGTATTGTAGAAAATACAGGTATGCATATTAATGGCATCCACATGCATACAGGATCGGATATATTAGACATTGAAGTATTCTTATATGCTGCCGAAATATTGTTTGATACAGCAATGCATTTTAAAGAGCTTGAGTTTCTCGATTTTGGTAGTGGTTTTAAAGTGCCTTATAAAAAAGATGATATAGAAACTGATGTGGAAGAACTGGGTAAAAAGCTAACAAAACGCTTTACCAAATTTTGTAGCGAATATGGCAGCGAGCTTACCTTGTGTTTTGAGCCAGGTAAATTTTTAGTAAGCCAATCGGGTTATTTTTTAAGCAAAGTTAATGTGGTAAAACAAACTACCTCTACTGTGTTTGCGGGGATCGATAGTGGATTCAATCATCTTATTCGTCCAATGCTATATGGCTCTTATCATCATATCGAAAATATATCTAACCAAAAGGGTAAAGAGCGCTTTTACAGTGTAGTAGGCTACATTTGTGAAACTGATACTTTTGCAGGAAATAGAAGAATCGCTGAAATTACCGAAGGTGATATATTATGCTTCCGCAATGCTGGAGCTTACTGTTTCTCGATGGCAAGTAATTATAATTCTCGTACTCGACCTGCCGAAGTATTATGGTATGAAGGCAAAGGACATCTGATACGCGAAAGAGAAACATTTGACGATATTATCCGCAAGCAAGTAATAATGGATTTTAACTCTACTCCTGTAGCGGTTTAA
- a CDS encoding bifunctional alpha,alpha-trehalose-phosphate synthase (UDP-forming)/trehalose-phosphatase encodes MKIITVSYRLPLSIKKTKGKAKITQSAGGLATAVLSYSAKSNVNLTWVGVADFDKATWDENKDNYDRNFDIEPVFLEKQLNRKFYNVFSNSVLWALFHYFPSFVEYTDEGFEAYKRANEIVAEKINSIYEPGDVIWIHDYHFLGLPKLLREYQPNAKIGYFLHIPFPNFEIFRILPNKAKKYILEGILGSNVAGFHTWDNTIHFTECIEKILGIPHKNFLFSQESHRTKAGSFPISIDFDKFHDAYDKENVVALRNEIKGLYGDKKIIFSVDRLDYTKGITNRLKAFEKFLEKYPEWSEKVVFLLVLVPSREEIKKYGERKKLIELNVGRINGNMGNYKWTPIVYQYQPVNFDKLIALYTSADVALISPVRDGMNLVAKEYVASRKDLRGGLILSSMAGAAKELKEAITINPFDAEMIAEKLYYTLNMGEEEQERRLERMQRYLKKHDVFRWAEKFLTEIETIYQHDTKASDMKGDAQTILSEKFEAANTRLLLLDFDGTLVNLQSRPELAIPSEEVLSVLENLSADPKNEVWIVSGRNRQFLEQYMGHLPIGMVAEHGGYIKNPEWQPVIKGEPEWKDQVIEIMQDYVDTNAESFIEIKEFGIAYHYRNVDEKQGFNTSRELLMLLKNHMYNTPTQIIDGNKVIEVKHFMAHKGMTCKNYVLTGEHDFVLAIGDDKTDEDLFEMLTGEKEFSIKVGEGNTAAKYRLKTVEEVLEFLKGLE; translated from the coding sequence ATGAAAATTATTACCGTTTCTTACCGATTACCATTATCAATAAAAAAAACTAAGGGAAAAGCAAAAATTACACAAAGTGCCGGAGGGCTTGCTACCGCAGTACTCTCCTATTCGGCAAAAAGTAATGTAAACCTTACTTGGGTAGGTGTTGCAGATTTTGATAAAGCAACTTGGGATGAGAATAAAGATAATTATGATAGGAATTTTGACATAGAACCTGTTTTTTTAGAAAAACAACTTAATCGAAAATTTTATAATGTTTTTAGCAACTCGGTATTATGGGCATTATTTCATTATTTTCCTTCTTTTGTAGAGTATACCGATGAAGGATTTGAAGCCTATAAAAGAGCCAACGAAATAGTTGCCGAAAAAATAAATAGTATTTATGAACCTGGCGATGTTATTTGGATACATGATTATCATTTTTTAGGACTACCTAAATTACTACGTGAATATCAACCTAATGCCAAAATAGGCTACTTTTTACATATCCCCTTTCCTAACTTCGAAATTTTTAGAATTCTTCCTAATAAAGCTAAAAAGTATATCCTTGAAGGTATTCTTGGTAGTAATGTAGCAGGATTCCACACTTGGGATAATACAATACACTTTACAGAGTGTATCGAAAAAATATTGGGTATACCACATAAAAACTTCCTTTTTAGTCAAGAATCACACCGTACAAAAGCAGGCTCTTTCCCTATTAGTATCGATTTTGATAAATTTCATGACGCTTATGATAAAGAAAATGTTGTTGCGCTGCGCAATGAGATAAAAGGTTTATATGGCGATAAAAAAATAATATTCTCAGTAGATAGGCTCGATTATACTAAAGGGATAACGAATAGATTAAAAGCTTTTGAGAAATTTTTAGAAAAGTATCCTGAATGGAGTGAAAAGGTAGTATTTCTGCTAGTACTTGTCCCCTCTCGAGAGGAGATAAAAAAATATGGTGAACGAAAAAAATTAATAGAGCTTAACGTAGGGCGTATTAATGGTAATATGGGGAACTATAAGTGGACACCTATTGTTTATCAATATCAGCCTGTAAATTTTGATAAGCTTATAGCACTTTATACAAGTGCCGATGTAGCTCTTATATCGCCTGTGCGCGACGGTATGAACCTTGTTGCTAAAGAATATGTAGCGTCACGAAAAGATCTTAGGGGAGGACTTATTTTAAGTAGTATGGCTGGTGCTGCCAAAGAGCTTAAAGAAGCTATTACTATAAACCCATTTGATGCCGAAATGATTGCCGAAAAGCTATATTATACCCTAAATATGGGTGAAGAGGAACAAGAACGAAGACTAGAGCGTATGCAGCGCTATCTTAAAAAACATGATGTTTTTAGATGGGCAGAAAAATTTTTAACAGAAATAGAAACTATTTACCAACATGATACTAAAGCAAGTGATATGAAAGGAGATGCACAAACCATACTATCAGAAAAATTTGAAGCAGCAAATACTAGGTTACTACTATTAGACTTTGATGGTACTTTGGTTAATTTACAATCGAGACCAGAATTAGCAATCCCGAGTGAAGAAGTATTGAGCGTATTAGAAAATCTTTCGGCAGACCCTAAAAATGAAGTATGGATTGTAAGTGGACGCAATAGGCAGTTTTTAGAACAATATATGGGACACTTGCCTATTGGTATGGTAGCCGAACATGGTGGTTATATTAAAAACCCAGAATGGCAACCTGTTATTAAAGGAGAGCCAGAATGGAAAGACCAAGTTATAGAGATTATGCAAGATTATGTAGATACCAACGCAGAGAGCTTTATTGAGATAAAAGAGTTTGGTATTGCTTATCACTATCGTAATGTAGACGAAAAACAAGGTTTTAATACATCGCGAGAGTTATTAATGTTACTTAAAAACCATATGTATAACACCCCTACCCAAATTATAGATGGTAATAAGGTTATTGAGGTTAAACATTTTATGGCACATAAAGGTATGACGTGTAAAAATTATGTATTAACAGGAGAACATGATTTTGTACTCGCTATTGGTGATGATAAAACAGATGAAGATTTATTTGAAATGCTTACTGGAGAAAAAGAATTTTCAATAAAAGTAGGCGAAGGTAATACTGCTGCTAAATACAGACTGAAAACGGTAGAAGAAGTACTGGAGTTTCTTAAAGGATTGGAATAA
- a CDS encoding mechanosensitive ion channel family protein produces MKNIFRTLIAIILLISTINVTAQADTIAIKNDSLTSVNINQYKEKLVVLEQQRIADSIKKIGLQKQLESLQTTDNFKKEELQKQLSDLNNREAQRLAEKKAKINSLRATAKGYPVTGFFNDTLFTLYSKLGSFSAHDRAKAISERIHVLGENYSFIADSIKIVDAETTTDIIIGESIIMSVCENDAIWNNTSQHELAKSYSIIIGSAVVHYKDETSFITLAKEIGLAILVLLVLIVIIRYSGKLFKWTEQKVKEQEGKRIKGITIKNYNLFDAQRQIRILLMLNTLIKWLVILILIYIALPILFGIFPWTQHFAEALFSYILTPVKKIAFGFWSYLPNLITIIVIIFAFRYVLKFARFLKNEIEDGSLTLNGFYKDWANPTFQIIRVLIIAFMIVVIFPYLPGSDSQIFKGVSVFLGFLFTFGSMGSLSNVIAGLVLTYMRLFKINDRVKIGDVVGDVIEKSLLVTRIRTIKNEIISIPNSTVMSSHTINYSSDTVEKGLIMHTTVTLGYDVPWKKVHEALLTAANRTEMLLKEPTPFVLQTSLDDFYVSYQINAYTKEANKQASIYSKLHENIQDCCNEVGIEILSPHYRAARDGSMTTIPENYLDKDYKAPPFNININKQE; encoded by the coding sequence ATGAAAAATATTTTTCGCACACTTATAGCAATTATACTATTAATCTCTACTATTAATGTAACTGCACAAGCAGATACTATAGCTATAAAAAATGATTCGCTTACGAGTGTAAATATTAATCAGTATAAAGAAAAACTGGTAGTACTAGAGCAGCAACGTATAGCCGATTCTATCAAAAAAATAGGATTACAAAAGCAATTAGAGTCGTTACAAACTACCGATAATTTTAAAAAAGAAGAGTTACAAAAACAGTTATCTGATTTAAATAATCGTGAAGCACAAAGGCTTGCTGAAAAAAAAGCCAAAATAAATTCGCTGCGTGCTACAGCAAAAGGATATCCTGTAACGGGTTTCTTTAACGATACACTCTTTACTCTATATAGTAAACTAGGGAGTTTTTCGGCACATGATAGAGCTAAGGCTATATCAGAAAGAATACATGTATTAGGCGAAAATTATAGCTTTATAGCTGATTCTATTAAAATAGTAGATGCCGAAACCACTACAGATATTATAATAGGCGAAAGCATTATTATGAGTGTTTGCGAAAATGATGCTATCTGGAATAATACTTCACAACATGAATTGGCTAAAAGTTATAGTATTATAATTGGTAGTGCTGTAGTGCATTATAAAGATGAGACTAGTTTTATCACTTTAGCAAAAGAGATTGGTCTTGCTATACTAGTGTTATTAGTTTTAATTGTTATTATACGCTATTCAGGAAAATTATTTAAATGGACAGAACAGAAAGTTAAAGAGCAAGAAGGCAAGCGGATAAAAGGTATTACTATAAAAAATTACAACCTTTTTGATGCTCAGCGACAAATAAGAATTTTATTAATGCTAAATACATTAATAAAATGGCTAGTAATACTTATCCTTATATATATAGCATTGCCTATACTTTTTGGTATTTTCCCTTGGACACAACATTTTGCCGAAGCATTATTTAGTTATATACTTACTCCTGTAAAAAAGATAGCTTTTGGTTTTTGGAGCTACCTACCCAACCTTATAACTATAATCGTTATTATTTTTGCATTTAGATATGTACTTAAGTTTGCCCGTTTCCTTAAAAATGAAATTGAAGATGGTAGCCTTACCCTAAATGGGTTTTATAAAGATTGGGCAAACCCTACTTTCCAAATTATTAGGGTGCTTATTATTGCTTTTATGATAGTAGTAATATTTCCTTATCTACCTGGTAGCGATTCACAAATATTTAAAGGAGTATCTGTCTTTTTAGGCTTCTTATTTACTTTTGGGTCTATGGGGTCTTTGTCTAATGTTATAGCAGGTTTGGTATTAACTTATATGCGTTTGTTTAAAATTAATGATCGCGTAAAAATTGGAGATGTAGTAGGCGATGTTATAGAGAAATCACTTTTAGTTACCCGAATACGAACGATTAAAAACGAAATTATATCAATACCTAACTCTACCGTAATGAGTAGTCATACTATAAACTATAGTAGTGATACTGTAGAGAAAGGACTAATAATGCATACAACCGTTACATTAGGGTATGATGTGCCTTGGAAAAAAGTACATGAAGCTTTACTTACTGCTGCCAATAGAACAGAAATGTTATTAAAAGAGCCTACTCCCTTTGTGTTGCAAACAAGCCTTGACGATTTTTATGTGTCATATCAAATAAATGCTTATACAAAAGAAGCCAACAAACAAGCTTCTATATATTCTAAATTACACGAAAATATACAAGATTGCTGTAACGAAGTAGGTATAGAAATACTCTCTCCTCATTATAGAGCAGCACGCGATGGTAGTATGACTACAATACCAGAAAACTATTTAGATAAAGATTATAAAGCTCCTCCATTTAACATTAATATTAATAAGCAAGAGTAG
- a CDS encoding alkaline phosphatase has translation MDRRKFFRNGSMAAIGTAVLNPFKAAAGTLDFDIINKNKKAKNIIFLVSDGMSSGTLNMADLYLNRKMGRSSNWMQLYKDQRVSRALMDTASASSIVTDSAAGSSSWGGGFRVNNGSLNVGANGEEYLPILQKFKQSGKKVGCVTTVPITHATPAGFCINSNSRNSQAEIAEDYLRIGFDIMMGGGNKYFSAETRKDKKDLYAAYKAKGWQIARTTQEMAQTTEGKPVLGVFSEDAMPYSIDRKSSKELSDSTPTLAEMTQKAINHMKDGKNGFALQVEAGKVDWGAHSNDIGALLYDQVAFDDAIKVAIDFAEKDGETLVIITTDHGNANPGVIYGKEANNNFDSLQNYTQTNEWILNEIKPTSSIAQVREIVEYGNATTITEEEAKTILGYYTGTFGKQDGLYNYKNIPFEAYAQIQKKYNSVGWISMQHSADFVELAMFGPGSELLKPFVKNTDLHYLMLQAAEVENKF, from the coding sequence ATGGATAGAAGAAAATTTTTTAGGAATGGTTCGATGGCAGCCATAGGTACAGCCGTTTTAAACCCTTTTAAAGCTGCTGCTGGTACACTTGATTTTGATATTATAAACAAAAACAAGAAAGCTAAAAATATTATATTCCTTGTTAGTGACGGGATGAGTTCAGGAACATTAAATATGGCTGACTTATACCTTAACCGTAAAATGGGGAGAAGCTCTAACTGGATGCAACTTTATAAAGACCAACGAGTATCACGTGCCCTTATGGATACAGCTTCGGCAAGCTCTATAGTAACTGATTCGGCAGCAGGATCTTCATCTTGGGGAGGTGGATTTAGAGTAAACAATGGTTCGCTTAATGTAGGGGCAAATGGAGAAGAATACCTGCCAATACTACAAAAATTTAAACAATCAGGTAAAAAAGTAGGCTGTGTTACTACTGTACCTATTACCCATGCTACACCTGCTGGTTTTTGTATTAATAGTAATAGTCGTAACTCACAGGCTGAAATAGCCGAAGATTACCTGAGAATAGGTTTTGATATTATGATGGGTGGTGGTAACAAATACTTTAGTGCCGAAACCAGAAAAGATAAAAAAGATCTTTATGCAGCATATAAAGCTAAAGGATGGCAAATAGCTCGCACTACACAAGAAATGGCACAAACTACCGAAGGTAAACCTGTACTGGGTGTTTTTAGTGAAGATGCAATGCCTTATAGTATAGACCGTAAGAGTAGTAAAGAACTTAGTGATAGTACCCCTACCCTTGCCGAAATGACGCAAAAAGCCATCAACCATATGAAAGATGGTAAAAATGGTTTTGCACTACAGGTAGAAGCTGGTAAAGTAGATTGGGGTGCACATTCTAATGATATTGGAGCATTATTATACGATCAGGTAGCTTTTGATGATGCTATTAAAGTTGCCATAGACTTTGCAGAAAAAGATGGTGAAACATTAGTTATTATAACTACTGATCATGGTAATGCTAACCCTGGTGTTATATACGGAAAAGAAGCTAACAATAACTTTGATAGTTTGCAAAATTATACACAAACGAACGAGTGGATACTTAATGAAATTAAACCTACTTCATCTATAGCACAAGTTCGTGAAATTGTAGAGTATGGTAATGCTACAACAATTACCGAAGAAGAAGCAAAAACGATATTAGGCTATTATACAGGTACTTTTGGTAAACAAGACGGATTATATAACTACAAGAATATTCCATTTGAAGCATATGCTCAAATACAAAAAAAATATAATTCTGTAGGCTGGATTAGTATGCAACACTCAGCAGATTTTGTTGAACTTGCCATGTTTGGGCCTGGTAGTGAACTACTAAAACCATTTGTTAAAAATACCGACTTGCACTACCTTATGTTACAAGCTGCAGAGGTAGAAAATAAGTTTTAA
- the sucC gene encoding ADP-forming succinate--CoA ligase subunit beta, translating to MNLHEYQGKEILASHGVRVQRGIVANNPAEAVAAAKKLTDETGTGWHVIKAQVHAGGRGKGGGVKLAKNLQEVEEIAGQIIGMDLITPQTPPTGKRVHKVLIAEDVYYPGESETSEFYVSVLLNRGKGRNMIMYSTEGGMDIEEVAEKTPHLIFTEEIDPAVGLQGFQARRIAFNLGLSGNAFKEMVKFVAALYKAYTESDASMFEINPVLKTSDNKIIAVDAKVDLDDNALYRQKEYAEMRDIREENPIEVEAKEVGLNYVDLDGTVGCMVNGAGLAMATMDLIKYAGFEPANFLDVGGTADAKRVETAFRIILKDPNVKAILINIFGGIVRCDRVAQGVVDAYKNMGDSIKVPIIVRLQGTNAEIAKELIDNSGMPILSATLFQEAADQVKNALS from the coding sequence ATGAATTTACACGAATATCAGGGAAAAGAAATACTTGCAAGCCACGGAGTACGTGTACAGCGCGGTATTGTTGCTAACAATCCTGCGGAAGCTGTAGCTGCTGCTAAAAAACTTACTGACGAAACTGGAACAGGATGGCATGTGATTAAAGCACAGGTACATGCAGGTGGACGCGGAAAAGGTGGTGGTGTTAAACTTGCTAAAAATCTACAAGAAGTAGAAGAGATTGCAGGTCAAATAATAGGTATGGATCTTATTACACCACAAACACCTCCTACAGGTAAAAGAGTACACAAGGTACTTATTGCCGAAGATGTGTACTATCCTGGAGAAAGTGAAACTTCTGAGTTTTATGTATCTGTTTTATTAAACAGAGGTAAAGGTCGTAACATGATAATGTATTCTACCGAAGGTGGTATGGATATAGAGGAAGTGGCAGAAAAAACACCACATCTTATTTTTACTGAAGAAATAGACCCTGCTGTAGGGCTTCAAGGTTTCCAAGCAAGAAGAATTGCTTTTAATCTTGGTCTTTCTGGTAATGCATTTAAAGAAATGGTGAAATTTGTTGCCGCTCTTTATAAAGCATATACTGAAAGTGATGCTTCGATGTTTGAAATTAACCCCGTATTAAAAACATCTGATAATAAAATAATAGCTGTAGATGCTAAAGTTGATCTTGATGACAACGCATTATACAGACAAAAAGAATATGCTGAAATGCGCGACATTCGCGAAGAGAACCCTATTGAAGTTGAGGCTAAAGAAGTTGGTCTTAACTATGTAGATCTTGACGGAACTGTAGGTTGTATGGTAAATGGTGCAGGACTTGCAATGGCAACAATGGACTTAATTAAATATGCAGGTTTTGAGCCAGCTAACTTCCTTGATGTAGGTGGTACTGCAGATGCTAAGCGTGTAGAAACAGCTTTCAGAATTATATTAAAAGATCCTAATGTAAAAGCTATCCTTATTAACATCTTTGGTGGTATTGTTCGTTGTGACCGTGTTGCACAAGGTGTAGTAGATGCTTACAAAAACATGGGAGACTCTATTAAAGTGCCTATTATTGTACGTTTACAAGGTACTAATGCAGAGATTGCTAAAGAACTTATTGATAACTCAGGTATGCCTATACTTTCTGCTACTTTATTCCAAGAAGCTGCAGACCAAGTTAAAAATGCTTTGAGCTAA
- a CDS encoding TerB family tellurite resistance protein gives MATYEEKLSLLSEMIAFAQIDGQVHEREHQLLTIVASQLGIEETVFEELFDKKAEKIVIKSEHERIMQFYRLALLMHADGILHKNEQIAIREMGVNMGLSPYAMRSVLAEMQKSPSGLVDPEILLALFRAQHN, from the coding sequence ATGGCTACTTACGAAGAAAAATTAAGCCTACTTTCAGAAATGATTGCTTTTGCACAAATTGATGGGCAGGTACACGAGCGAGAGCATCAACTATTGACTATTGTGGCTTCGCAACTTGGCATTGAAGAAACTGTTTTTGAAGAGCTTTTTGACAAAAAAGCAGAGAAGATTGTAATAAAATCAGAACATGAGCGCATAATGCAATTTTATCGTTTAGCACTATTAATGCATGCCGATGGTATATTGCATAAAAATGAACAAATTGCCATTCGAGAAATGGGAGTAAATATGGGGCTTAGCCCTTATGCTATGCGTAGCGTGCTGGCAGAGATGCAAAAATCGCCAAGTGGCTTAGTCGACCCTGAAATATTGTTGGCTCTTTTTCGTGCTCAACACAATTAA